The following nucleotide sequence is from Terriglobia bacterium.
TCGGACGACCGAACCACAGGCTTGAATTACTATGGGCTCCCGGCAGCCGGACGGGATCGCTTCAAGCGCCGGCTCCGGTTCCACGCCGCGATTCTCCGCCCGATCCTCTGGCTCAACACCCGGAGCGGCAAGCTGGACTTCCGCAAGGCGCGAATCGTGTACAAAGGCATCTCGGCGCCTACCGGAAGCTGCAGCCTGGAAACCTTCGCAAAGGCCGAAGCCTACCTGCCCCGTCCGGAAGACGTCTTTGTCGTGACGCAGATGCGCTGCGGCACGACCTGGATGCAGCACATCGTCTACCAGGTTCTTTACCGGGGAAACGGCGATCTGGTCGAGACCGGCCGCGAACTGTACGCCGTCTCGCCGTGGCTCGAAGGCCGCCGCAGCGTCCCGATCGAGCAGGCGCCGCTGCTGGGCATCGACCGGCCCTCACGCCTCATCAAGACACACCTGCCGGTCCGGCTCTGCCCCTTCAGCCCCGCCTCCCGCTACATTTACGTCGGGCGCCACCCCGCCGCCTGCTTCGCCAGTTGTATCGATTTTCTCGCCACGAACCTCGGAGCGATGACCCCCGGCCTTCCGCAGTTCGAAGAATGGTTCACGTCGCCGGACCTGATGTGGTGGGGAACCTGGACCGACCACCTGAACGGATGGCGCGATCGCGCGCGAAAGGAACCTAACGTCCTATTCGTGACCTTCGAGGAGATGCAAGGCGAAGCGCAAGCGCGGCAGCGCGCAGCCTCAATAAACGGCCTGCCCGCGATCATCCAACGCGTCGCCGCCTTCCTCGATCTGCCGCTGCTGACCGGACCGGAGCTCGAGAACGCCGTCTACAAGAC
It contains:
- a CDS encoding sulfotransferase domain-containing protein, whose translation is MIWLLAILGVFVIQVIHLSIVLKWSDDRTTGLNYYGLPAAGRDRFKRRLRFHAAILRPILWLNTRSGKLDFRKARIVYKGISAPTGSCSLETFAKAEAYLPRPEDVFVVTQMRCGTTWMQHIVYQVLYRGNGDLVETGRELYAVSPWLEGRRSVPIEQAPLLGIDRPSRLIKTHLPVRLCPFSPASRYIYVGRHPAACFASCIDFLATNLGAMTPGLPQFEEWFTSPDLMWWGTWTDHLNGWRDRARKEPNVLFVTFEEMQGEAQARQRAASINGLPAIIQRVAAFLDLPLLTGPELENAVYKTGFKYMQEHQDNFEMQPPHLFQPSAKLFVSGSGERRLDVPEEVRIRIEAWARKTTDY